The Pangasianodon hypophthalmus isolate fPanHyp1 chromosome 23, fPanHyp1.pri, whole genome shotgun sequence genome includes the window CTAAAAATCTCACAGTGTCTACCTGTGACTCCTGCACGCTAGTTTACTAGCCAATAACTAGTTGGCCAACATGTTACATCCAGTAAAAACAGTACTAGTACTAGTACAATTCTACACTCTTTACAAGTACAGCCTTTAAACTCAAGTCTCATTAAAGTCAAGCCATTAAACtcttgttttttatgtttttttttttattctgttttgttttgattgtttgattgatttttttaaatctagtaCTCCATGGATAGTAGAATGGCATAACCAATGCAGGGGGGAGAACATGTTGGTGTTTCcaaattgtataattttttcTAATGTTTAACCTCTTTATGAGGTTAAAGATGTAGAGATGTCATAAGTCAGATTCTATTAATGTTGATGGAAGGGTCACAGAACCACCAGCTTTTATGTTGTATGAGACTGCACTATGTACAATAGTCATGTGTAGGTAACTGAGAGAAGGTTAGCAGCACTAACAGAATCAAATACCTGTCTGGTTGTTACTCTCCTCTCCCCAAGTTTCACATGTGTGCTAGGACTCCACCTCCCACTTTTACAGCAGCATATGTGAGAAGCAGAATTTGATAGTTCTCCTTTAATGTGATAGGGGTCCATTAGTGTTCTGGTTTCCATTTTCCCCACTTCAGGAGAGTCCAGGCCTCCATCACCTGCTTTCTCAGAACCTGAAGTAAATCTGAAAAACCAGTACTTCAGTAATGCATCACTAGTCATATGTTTATCAGCAGTGTGCAAATCAGTAGTTCCAAAACCTGCACAGTTAACCCTCCCTTGTATGTAGTCATAGCAACAAGCAGTCAAGGTTTAATAGAGAGTTAAGCCTTAATACGTGTCTTTATTTGTGTCTTTGTCAAGGCCACAACATAGATCAAATAAGTGTACATTTACGCATGATATTTATTATGTACCTTATCAGTGACCACAAGGATTTCAATTGTGAGCACGAacgatagataggtagatagatagacagatagatagatgttctATAAGTTGTAGCATATACAGACATATGCAGAAACACTAGCTGGTCTACATTGTGCTAAACGTGTTGCCATGacagcaatttatttatttatttattttttgccttttggCTGCAGATGGTGTTGATATATTGCCCCATTTGATTGTAAGGATTGAAGATTAGAATGAAATTGGCAAAACACTTTAAGCTAATTACCACAATTTTGAAACTGAAATCATACAACTCTCTGAGGTGCTCTCTAGGTGACAGCTGTAGACTGTTGAGGAGGAAGAGACTGAAATACGATGTCAGAAAGAGATTAAGGAGATTTTAGCTTGACAACACAAAATGCCCTTCTAGCAAATGAGTAGGTGTGTGCTCATACCACTTAATGATGTGTTGTGGAATCTTACTGATAGTTCTATTTAagacttttatttctttctttgtttattttcgACATCAGTAGCAAAGACTTTTAATGTGTGAGGGAATGCAGATTTTACATCttgaatataatatttttgtcatctaCCCACTCATTAAAACCCGAAATATAACTGTCCTACCTGGTGTTTTGTATAACATTCCCTATTTTTGCAATCATCTGCAGCACTGAAATAATAAGCCTCATTtttcaagctggatatgaacagatttatttataaatcattcaTCCTGTATGTTTGGAAAAAACGTTGCGCTTTCACACATGCcctttagtgtgtgttaatttatgcacaagaagactaactaatgaaATTTATGGGTGCTTGGCATTCAGCAACATATGTACGTGAATAAGAAGAAAATctgtgtttctgaaacttttgcaAATCAGGTGGAAATTTTTGGTTCAGttttgcaaacatttacacacaattttactaaaagactgataaacaATCTGAATTGTGCATATGGGTGTCGTGTTAATTAATAGTAACTAATTATCTAAtgcaatatatttataatttctgaACTTTTCTTAAACCTTCCCAACCGCTTGTCTTTTGAAACTGGATGGGGAGCTGTTTGTCCTGCCAGGCTCTGATGGATTTGGAAGATAGACATGATCTATGTGAAGGACTTACAGGGCCTTTCCCTGACTGCAACATAATGCCTATAGCAATAAATAAACCTCAGCTATGTGAATACTGTTAACTATTGTTTATCCTTCCTGTGATGTTGCATGGTCGCAGCAGAGATCCTTCTAGAAAGAAAATGTTGCAGTAAGCCTCTTTGCTGCGTTGTTGCGGCAGGAAAATGATGGAAAATGGCAAAAGGCTCAGCTGCTCAGCCCAGTGAAATGGGACAGAGTATACACGTTTCCTTTGGTggaatgaattgaattgaaatgcaACAGCTGTTAGTGGCAATATAACAGTGCAATGAAGTGGAGAACTCAGAGGAGATTAGTACAGCTGCCTTGCATACAGCAACAGATCCTCAGACTCTTAGTGGCTGTTTCTCATATGTATTCAAAAGCACTGAAGCTGTGATCTGCTAAAAGAAGGAGGATACTGGCTACAATAGTAGATGCAGAAGTACTAAGGTCGAGGTCAGTGCCTACATTAGAAACACCAATAACCTCAATAATGGTACAGCCTGATGAAGCAGTGTATGTAAATACATGCTGGATGCAGTCCAAATATAAGACAGACACAGaataaaagatacacactgGTCGACAATGCAGCTGTGGCAAATGTGGGTTGTATCTCTAATGCAGCATCAGAGCTGCCCCTGATCCTTAATGAAATAATAGCCATACCTGTAGGTGTAATAGATAAAGACATCATATAAGCAGCACTATAAACAATGGGAGACTTAACATTATGGTAGATCTCTAGGTTTGTCAAGTGGCTGGCTCAAAGCAATTGCTGAGGTCTGGTTGAAACTATTCTTCAGGAGTTATATTTCAATTTTCTGTCATTtactcttctccctctctcccccccccctctctctctgtgtgtgtgtgtgtgtgtgcatgagtgggTGGAAGCACTGCACCTTTATTCTGTTACTGCCTTCCTTCTGCAGTGATGTGTGAACGCTGAGCAGAATGTGGAGGAGGAGCTTCTATATGAaagcaagagagggagagaggtagACACAGAGCGAggcagagatggacagagaaacaCACCGTGGCAGAATAGTactgaggagagaaagagaggctgtttAAGTTTTAACTAAAATCTGAAATTTCAGCCTTTTAAGAGTGGAATACAGGATATTGACATGACAATGAACCACACCAGTGAATAATTAGTTGTGGTGCATCCATTATCTGAGTAAGTAAAGGATCCTGAAACAAATTTACTCAATATTTTTCTGTGGTGTTTCTCATTTTCTGTTGTAATGCTGGGTAGGAATCTTTTCTTATTCATCACAGCATATCATGGCTTGACAGTGAACTTATATTGtaatgtatgcatgtgtgtatagtgttggaTTAAATTTGATTATTAGACATACAATGTTCTTTTTTGCTCATCATGTATAAAGATTTGCTTTAGTCCAGGGCACTGAGCAAGACTGATTAATTACTGTCTTATTCATACAGAAGCATCACATTTTTGGTCTGACAAATTCAACGGATGATGCTCTGCTGTCAACAGGATTTGTGGTTTATGAGGGGGATCAGTTATCCCTCTTCCCTAGAGAAACCAGATCACGTCGTGCTCTGTTATAGCCAGCACTAAGCTGTGAGGAGGCATTACAATACTTGCCATAAGTGTTAACTTGTTGTCACAGGCACAGGAGCGGCTTTGAGCTGTTAAACAGACActaagagatgaagagagaaagtGGTGAGAGGGGTCCAAGTGAGGAAGCTGAACAGAAGACATAATCAGGGAGGATGGTAgactaaaaataatacattagcTGTTCATTTTATCACTGACTCAGGAGGCACCTTCATCTCTCAGAGCTGTCAAAGCACTTAATCCCAAGCCACGTGGCTGAAAACTAATGGAATGCTAATCATTATTTTACAGAATACAATGATATTGCAGGTGAAACCCTCCTTCACCATTGTTTAGGGGAAAACCTTTTAATGGCACTATTGTGGAATTAAATCAGCATTCATCTGAATCTGACATCTTGTGTTACATATTTATATCTCCTTTAGTTACTGTACATAAAATGACTATGCTATGACTAAGGTTCAAGAGTGTATGTGGGAATACAGATTACAGATGGTTATTGCCTTGctgaacacaaaaacacagcaattgCTTGACTTTGAAGCACAgggtttgttttcatttttttgcctttttaacttgctgtctctcttttaCTGTctcccttcttttttctttgcttttccccATTTctccctcctcttctctctttcctaCACACCCTTCCCCCATATCTAATCCACTCCCCAAATCCACAGATTTCTCAGCAATTGCGTTCACATGCTTAGGACGGCTGACTTGACAAGATATTCTTTCATGTCTTCATCTCACAAACAAAggattttactgaaatattgcAAATAACTTAAATTGTACTTATGAGGTAAATTCTAATCCATGAATATTgcatataaaatatgaataaaaatataagcaGTATGACATCCTCGCCTTGTTTATCCACTATCTTGTATTACTGCACCAGCAtttgggcatgtttttatgcagTTACTCTGTAGAGAATAGCACTGAGGAAGAAACCATTATAAACTATCAAACAAGAATTAGCATCAGGAGCAAGCACAAACCTAGTTGTTTTGAATGTTTCTTTTCCATGTGAATTACAGATCAagcttttttaataaataccgTATAATTGTAGTGACTACTGTATCACAACGAGGTGCCTCTATATGCTTCTTTAAATTGTGCGCATGGAAGTGTAATATCTTTCTTTTATTAAGCTCATTCATTTTGAAAATCCTTAAAAGTGTTTCTCTCCCATGCCTTTTAAAATCTCACCATAGCACAGGTCTTTGGTATTTTAGATTAGGTTTGTGACTATTGTTTCCTGACTGGAAATGCTCAGTCCTATCTCTTTGTGCTTTAAGCCTTTTTTTCAGCACCAAATGACTGCTAAGCTGCAGCACCACCACTTTCCTTGTCTATAAAGAATTCATTATTTCTCCGCTTTTGAAGTCCTGCTGTTATATGATACCACATATAGGTGATAAAGTACCTGAGAATATGAAAAAGCAGCTCTTGTATTCTGCTTAATACATAACCTAAAATTGCTTACAGCAGATGCAAGATGAAGGGACTgtctttttttcacagtttgaTCGATTCACAGCTTGAGCTGAGGGTGAAGAAAATGTTCAACAGTTGAACAGCACTTACTGGTATGATTGCTTTTTCTTTCAGCTTATTCTTGTCATTGAACTTTGCACATTTATGACTCACATAATCACCTTTTCTACATTCTCCATATCATAATAGTTTTTATTCGCACATGTCCATTTATTTGTATCAAAGGCTAACTCATAATATGTTTCTTCAGTCATCTTGGGACACTGATACTGTCTAATCTGATGCTTTGTAGTTGTGCTGCCTTTCATGTTTTAATCAGAACATCCTGTATCCCATCTCCTAGTGTTAGACCTTCCATTTGTATTAGTAGCCACTGATGTATGGAGACTGCAACATTGCTACGATATTactataatgtttttgtgtctcattctttttctccttcattttgtttctttccgACCCACCATTTCCCCACATCTCCCCATCTCCCTAGATCAAGGGTTCCCAGATTTTCTGCAACCACTGACCCCTTTAACTGCCAAAAAAATATCTGCAGGCTTCCTCAgtgcagatttatttaataaacataatccaactactcaaatattacattataatatcACATTACctatttacatacattacatattgACATTACTTTGAAACCTATGGTTGCAGACAGactaatttgtgtttaacatgTCATATCTAATGAAGAGTATCACACCTGGTCTTGTACCTTCTGGGATTTTACATATGAACATATACCAACCCTAATCACTGCAGTCAAAGAGCTTCCATGTGTTTATGATAAAAGAAGCCATGAAACATACAGTAGAGTTGATTTAGACAAGATGCTGAAATTTGTTGATGTGTTGAATAAGGAAAGAAAACTACCAAATATCATAATACATTTGGGAATGCAGACTTCCAATTGCCTAATAATggataacatttacagtttattcatttcCAAGGCACACAATGTCTGACCATGAGGATCTGAGCAAAGCCATGGGCCACTGGAATGCCTCGGACAGCTACCAGCTGAACGCAGCTAGCGTGATTGTGTCCGTAGTGTTCTCACTCATCTTCCTGCTGGGCACGGTGGGCAACAGCCTGGTGCTCGCTGTGCTCCTGCGCAGCGGCCAGCTCAGCTACAACACCACCAACCTGTTCATCCTCAACCTCAGCGTGGCCGACTTCTTCTTCATCATATTCTGTGTGCCTTTCCAGGCCACCATCTACTCACTGGAGGGCTGGGTATTCGGCTCCTTCATGTGCAAAGTGGTGCACTTCTTCATCAACCTCACCATGTACGCTAGTAGCTTCACCCTTGCTGCTGTCTCTGTTGATAGGTGTGTATGCATGCTCACCTCTCTCTGCTCCTAGCATTTACCTTTGGAGGAAGGGCAATTATTTTGACAGTTCTCTGTTCAGTGAGGAAAACAGTGCTAGACACAGTAGAGGCTGCGAATCCCCACTGGCAATTACTGCCTCAGTAAATAAAGATTATACCACACATATCATCACAGGCTGTTGCCACTATAATCTTATATGGTTACACTTTAACTTTGGTGGAACTCAAATTTGCAGAAAGAAGTCacagatgaatgaaagaacacAATCTTGCATTTTTCTGCCATAGATAAGAGTTGATATGAGTTCTAAACTATGCTAAAGAAGTTAAAGAcgaataattaataaaattatgttgTCTGCATCTTGTTTTGCAGATATTTGGCCATTCGTTATCCACTGCGCTCCAGAGAATTACGAACACCCTGTAATGCggttgttgccatggtgatcATTTGGGGTCTGTCTCTTGTCTTTGCCGGCCCTTACTTGAGCTATTATGACCTGATTGATTTCGAAAACAGCAACGTGTGTGTTCCTGGTTGGGAGGAACACAACCGCAAAGTGTTGGATACCTGCACCTTTGTGTTTGGCTATGTCATCCCTGTACTCATTGTCAGCCTGTCTTACACACGCACTATCAAGTATCTCTGGACAGCTGTTGACCCACTGGACGGCATGTCCGAGTCTAAGCGAGCCAAGCGCAAAGTCACCAAGATGATCATAATCGTCACAGTGCTGTTCTGCATCTGCTGGCTGCCCTACCACGTGGTCATCCTGTGCTATTTGTATGGAGATTTCCCCTTCAACCAGACCACTTATGCATTCAGGCTGCTCTCACACTGCATGGCCTACGCCAACTCCTGCCTTAATCCCATTGTCTACGCGCTGGTGTCCAAGCATTTCCGCAAGGGCTTTAAGAAGGTGTTCAGCTGCATTCTCAGCAAAAAGGGCCGCAATAAGGTGCATGTAGTGCAACTGGCTAACACTGTGCCTGGCTTTGAAGCTGCCTCGACTGAGGTATCACACATGAATGAAGAAAACGGCAGACAGAATGAGCGTGAGATAGCTGAACGCCCCCTTACAGAGTCACAGGATGCCACCATGAACATAACATTACCTTGCCAGAAGCAGCCATGAGCACAGGCAGTACACTGGATGGTAGCAATGGTCAAAAGGGCAGAGATATAACATCACAATACTTTTCATGATAAAtatcgtgatttttttttttttttttttgcataaaaaaaatttggaatAGATGCAATGCACCAGCTAATACAGTACTGGGTTCATTGATATTTATTCATCTcgtaaaaaataaagatatagagtaatacaaaaatattcatttaactATCTATTACTTTGTGGTTTTAACTTAATTTAGTGACACAAGTTGTTCTGGGTTTTAATTCATCAAGATCTACTTTTCCtagcaaaataaagtttatcATGATGTAATCTATCATAAAAACGATAGCACTAACTGCTGGTGCTACAGAAGCCTTACTGAATTGGGACGCTAATGTACCACTGCCACTGGACATAACCCATATGCTTTAACGTTGACTACTATAGACAATGATTACCAAAACTGCTTCATtaatgataaagaaaaaaaaatgcacataaacagacgatatatttttcaatataataaattatttattttggggGGGTTGTTTTCTGGTAagtattaaaatgtgttat containing:
- the galr2b gene encoding galanin receptor 2b; this encodes MSDHEDLSKAMGHWNASDSYQLNAASVIVSVVFSLIFLLGTVGNSLVLAVLLRSGQLSYNTTNLFILNLSVADFFFIIFCVPFQATIYSLEGWVFGSFMCKVVHFFINLTMYASSFTLAAVSVDRYLAIRYPLRSRELRTPCNAVVAMVIIWGLSLVFAGPYLSYYDLIDFENSNVCVPGWEEHNRKVLDTCTFVFGYVIPVLIVSLSYTRTIKYLWTAVDPLDGMSESKRAKRKVTKMIIIVTVLFCICWLPYHVVILCYLYGDFPFNQTTYAFRLLSHCMAYANSCLNPIVYALVSKHFRKGFKKVFSCILSKKGRNKVHVVQLANTVPGFEAASTEVSHMNEENGRQNEREIAERPLTESQDATMNITLPCQKQP